In Miscanthus floridulus cultivar M001 chromosome 8, ASM1932011v1, whole genome shotgun sequence, the sequence ggtggaacatactgctgcgcttcgctaattctaccccatgaatcatagggggtatcatctgctggcaaatttgtaactagtctaccctgagcctagatagcatgcaaaacctcagttggtactagtaatggcataccatgaataggtactgacatagcatgtctacctccctggtcatcatctgaatcgtacgaatcactactaactacatcaccgatcctgtcctcctcctcctactcctcctcttccAGTTCGAACTTGTTCACATCGAAGTTATTGTTTATAcagcctacttgacttgaatgaaattgctcctgcgtcaactgaccgtctaaatctatgttaccctgagttgcttcgCCTTCGACCctcaattcttgctcattgcctccaacaccgtcaatggacggccCGTCCAGGACACCcagcatcctgtacccattctccaccaccacctcagctatGGGcatattggaaccttggagcaccctactgtagcgggaccagtgagcaaggtcgcgcaagggcattaggacatagtgtgccctagtattcccaatatcaaacctccccttaagTGTGAATTCACCACCAAACTTTACATTCaaatggacacaaaggtcgttgaagctaggaggttcatcaaacgattccaattcttcttctatatcctcaaacatactatcttctctcctaacacttcctccgtagaaaactctaacacaacaatccatctacaaaaacgTTTTAGAAACTTCATCAGGTCATCGAAATCTCGTGCGTACTAACTAACTGGCTAcactaatattaatacctatacttactaatctaatattaatacctataccaacaattctaactaattacactaaacacactaatattaatacctatacttactatactaagtaactttactaactatacataTCTAGCTAACTATAAAACTAACTACAAAACTATACATAACTTATATTTACTAACTTTACTAAATATTTTTGCTAACTAATTGTATAAATCTCTATCTAGTCAAACTAAATTTGAATCCTAACCCTAACAAAAAAATTAACAGAGATGCAGAAGAGCATTACCTCGACAAAGATTATGGGTCACCATAATCCACCAATGGAAAGAAGATGGTTGTCGGCGGCAATGGTCGGCCGGCAGCGGCCGGCAATCCCCCCTTCTGGAGGACGGCGATGGGGATGGGCGACGCGTGGCAGTGGGGAGATGGAGGGGCGGCGACGGCAGTAAGGGAGGCAACGAGACAGGGGAGATGGAGATAGAGTCAGGGAGGACTGGCACACGGCGGGGGGCGAGACGCCTAGGGTCACGGCGAGTGGGAGCGTCGGGCGGGCGAGGCCACGGCGGGCGCGGCGAGGCACAGCGTGGTGGCGGCCGTGGGCTCGCTGAGCGAGCGCGGTCGCGCGCTGGGCGGGGGGGCGACGTGGTGGTGGCCGagtgagacagagagagagaaagggaagcgAGGCCAGGTACAAGGGGCTACCGCGCCATGATGCGTGGCGCGGCAACCCCGCGCCGTGATGCGTGGCGTGGCAGGCCCGCCGCACCGTGATGGGTGGCATGTCagacctgccacgtcagcggtcgccACAACCGTTGACTGCCCCCTGCCACTcctccatgcatggcgcgacaatGTGAATTAGCCACGCCGTGCAACCAGGCgcgtccaaaagtgttagttttgaagaaaaaaaacagtgtccattttaaaaatagtttaaaaaatatgttaaaaaattcacatttttgcAACAAAGAATAAAAGGAGGATCACTCACCTAGCAGTGAAGAGAAAAGAGGAGTATCATTGTACTTATTATGCTATATTGAACTGTAATTTTTATGCGCATGCTATATTTTCAAGCTAAATTGAATTATTATTATATAGGAGCTACCCACAAAAAAATCATGTAGgaacaatttttttttatatttctatTTATACTCTTtctttttagaattacacagtacaacgtagaTGCCCACAACACGCACGCGCAAtaacccctatgaacacacgtacgcaaaccctaatatttatatttataatttATATAGATTAGAGTTTTTATTTAGTTTTGTTATTTCTATCTAAACATGGCTGAAAAACACAACCCTTCAGATTATCAAATAAAGGCTCAGAAGAACAGAAGAGGACTCTGAACCGAAGATGCTATTGGCACAGAAAGGCCCATCCTGGCCCAAGTCCGTCTTCTCCTCCGGTCTGCCCAAGCCCACGTTCCTCCCAACCCTTTACCCCCTCACAACACAAACTTTCTTCCCCTCTCCAGTCAGTCTCCACGCCGCCCCGATCGCAGTCGCACGCTCCTTCCCTCGCGCCCACTTCGCGCCGCACCGTCATGGCGAAACCCTCCGCCGCCATCCACACCCCGCGCTCCGCTCTTCATCCTCCTCCACTTCCTCCTGCTCCGTCACTCGCAGCTCCGTCGGATCAACCTCCTcgtcggccgccgccgccacccaccGTGACTCCGCCTCGAACGCCAAGGTAAACCTTCCCAGTACCACCCTACGCTCACCTCCTCCTCCCACCTTCGCGTTCCCGCCTATTATAACCCTCTGATTAGGTGGTGGCCAAGTGCCTCGTCTACGACGACGACTACTTCACCCTCCCCTCCGCCGCTACACCCGCACCGCATCCGGACGCCGTGCCAGTGGACGGGCTCGCCCCGCAGGAGGACGACCTCCTCTCCCCGCTCCTCGAGCTCCCGGACCCCGACGTTGTCTCCGGcgacacctcctccacctccgtcgTCTCCGCCGCTGCCGATGACGCGCTGACTGCTTCCGCCGACTCCTGCGTCACCGAGGTGGGTGTGTGCGGATCCGTTGCCATGTTTGTTTGGTGTTTTTGCGGTGCTACTGTCCGAGTTTGTTCCATTTTCATCGGAGTTTGTTGTCCTGGGGTTTGAGCATTTGAAATTCACGCTGATCGGGAATGATTTTGTGCGTGTTATGAACTTTTTCGAGAGGAATTGGAGATCTGGATCGAAAGGTATGTTGGTACAGCGATAGAAATTGATTTGGGACCGTAGCTGTGAACGCGACGGAGTCCTCCATTTTAATTCGAATGCACTCGTTTTGGTTTTGCAAGTTGGCGCCCAACTTTGGTTCATCGATTCTATCTGGCCTCTTAATCCTCCCCTCGGCCCTCGATATGAGTTTCTCCCTCGCATGTGTGTAGTTATTCGAAATTCAGAAAGACACCCAAACCGTGACGTATCCTGTTTTGTTCTGCTTGCTGATGCACAGGTGCCAGCGCGCGCGGACTCGGCCACCGACACCGAGGCCGACGCGGACGCGGCGCTGCCGGAGGACATCAAACACGCGCTGGCCGAGCTGCGCGGCGCCGGCGGGCTCAGCCCGCGGTCGAAGCGGCTCCTGATCGCGCTCGCCGAGGCCGCAGCCCTGGAGCtggccgccaccaccgcccagCGCCTGCGGCTGCGCCGCGCCGGCTTCTGGGGCAAGGTGCGCGTGGCGGTGCTCGCCGCCGTGGCCGTCGCCGACGTCGCGCTCGCCGCCTACCTCTACGCGCGCCGCGCCAACGGGTGGTACGGCCACGCCCTGCTGCCCCCCACCTGATCGTGAATGGTCCCTCGCTCCGTCACGGCCGCCGCCGCTTGCTGTTCCTAGTTGCATTGGGAGTGCTATACACGTAGTCACGTACGTAGCTAGGGTTGCCGAACCATCGTAAATTTCCTCAGAACagaatttttctctcacatcaaatcagccagcagtaataatccacgaacAGGTAGCTAATAGCTGTCGTTACCTTGTTTGGCGTTGCTGTTAGTTTGTTTCAGTACAACCTTAGAACGGCTGTGCATTGCTGCACGTACGTTTTTGCATTCCATTCCTCTGACGAGACTGAAACAACATCCAAGTAATAATCCTAGTAAC encodes:
- the LOC136475234 gene encoding uncharacterized protein translates to MLLAQKGPSWPKSVFSSGLPKPTFLPTLYPLTTQTFFPSPVSLHAAPIAVARSFPRAHFAPHRHGETLRRHPHPALRSSSSSTSSCSVTRSSVGSTSSSAAAATHRDSASNAKVVAKCLVYDDDYFTLPSAATPAPHPDAVPVDGLAPQEDDLLSPLLELPDPDVVSGDTSSTSVVSAAADDALTASADSCVTEVPARADSATDTEADADAALPEDIKHALAELRGAGGLSPRSKRLLIALAEAAALELAATTAQRLRLRRAGFWGKVRVAVLAAVAVADVALAAYLYARRANGWYGHALLPPT